Proteins found in one Pararge aegeria chromosome 12, ilParAegt1.1, whole genome shotgun sequence genomic segment:
- the LOC120628070 gene encoding glucose dehydrogenase [FAD, quinone]-like: MEAAGALASLAPSPITVLGLIPLLALGITYFRYQQYDPESYITDINTIMPIYDFVIVGGGSAGAVVASRLSEIGNWSVLLLEAGQDENEISDIPALAGYTQLSEMDWKFQTTPSKNLSYCLAMNGDRCNWPRGKVLGGCSVLNAMVYVRGNRNDYDLWEALGNPGWSYDQVLPYFLKSEDNRNPYLVNTPYHSEGGYLTVQEAPWRTPLSVTFLKGGMELGYDFRDINGAKQTGFMLTQATMRRGSRCSTAKAFLRPVRNRNNLHIALGAQVTRILINSAKKQAYGVEFYRNGEKHKVRIKREVIMSAGTLATPQIMMLSGIGPANHLREHNIPLVANLKVGHNLQDHVGLGGLTFVVNKPVTFKKDRFQSFSVAMDYILHEKGPMTTQGVEGLAFVNTKYAPPSGQWPDIQFHFAPSSVNSDGGEQIRKILNLRDRVYNTVYKPIENAETWTILPLLLRPKSSGWIKLKSKNPFQPPSIEPNYFAFKEDIKVLTEGIRIAFALSNTTAFQRYGSRPHNIPLPGCQQHQLFSDEYWECSLKHFTFTIYHPTGTCKMGPNHDQDAVVDPRLRVHGVANLRVVDASVMPTIISGNPNAPVVMIAEKASDMIKEDWQVL, encoded by the coding sequence ATAATGCCGATCTACGACTTCGTAATAGTCGGGGGAGGTTCAGCCGGCGCTGTAGTCGCCTCGCGACTCTCCGAGATCGGCAACTGGAGCGTACTGTTACTTGAAGCCGGCCAGGACGAAAATGAAATATCTGACATCCCAGCCCTAGCAGGGTACACACAGCTATCTGAAATGGATTGGAAATTCCAAACGACACCATCCAAGAACCTTTCCTACTGCCTCGCTATGAATGGTGACCGGTGTAACTGGCCTAGAGGCAAAGTTCTCGGTGGTTGCAGTGTCCTTAACGCTATGGTATATGTAAGAGGCAATCGCAATGATTACGACCTGTGGGAAGCTCTAGGAAATCCCGGTTGGTCTTACGACCAAGTGTTACCCTACTTTTTGAAGTCCGAAGACAATCGAAATCCCTATTTAGTGAACACGCCTTATCATTCAGAAGGCGGGTATTTGACGGTCCAAGAAGCACCGTGGCGAACACCGTTATCTGTTACTTTTTTAAAAGGTGGCATGGAACTGGGTTATGATTTTCGCGATATAAACGGCGCGAAACAAACTGGTTTTATGCTGACGCAGGCAACTATGCGACGAGGAAGTAGGTGTAGTACGGCAAAGGCTTTTCTCCGACCAGTTCGTAACAGAAATAATCTACACATTGCCCTAGGAGCTCAAGTCACgcgtatattaattaatagtgcGAAAAAACAAGCTTATGGCGTAGAGTTTTATCGTAACGGTGAAAAACATAAAGTAAGGATCAAGAGAGAAGTTATTATGTCGGCGGGGACGTTAGCTACTCCACAGATTATGATGCTGAGCGGGATCGGTCCTGCAAACCATTTACGAGAACATAACATACCGTTAGTTGCTAATCTCAAAGTCGGACACAACTTACAAGATCATGTTGGCCTGGGTGGGTTAACTTTCGTCGTAAACAAGCCTGTTACATTTAAAAAGGACCGTTTTCAGTCTTTTTCAGTGGCCATGGACTACATTCTTCATGAGAAAGGTCCGATGACAACTCAAGGCGTGGAGGGTTTAGCCTTCGTTAATACAAAATATGCTCCACCTTCAGGACAATGGCCTGACATACAATTTCATTTCGCCCCGAGCTCTGTAAACTCGGATGGTGGAGAACAAATacgaaaaatattgaatttacgCGACCGAGTTTACAATACTGTTTATAAGCCCATAGAAAATGCGGAGACCTGGACGATACTACCATTACTGCTTCGCCCAAAGAGTTCCGGGTGGATCAAATTAAAGAGTAAAAATCCCTTTCAACCACCATCAATCGAGCCTAATTATTTCGCattcaaagaggatataaaagTACTCACGGAAGGTATAAGAATTGCATTTGCTTTATCAAACACGACTGCATTTCAAAGATATGGATCACGACCCCATAATATTCCATTACCTGGATGCCAACAGCACCAGCTCTTCAGTGACGAGTACTGGGAATGCAGCCTTAAGCATTTTACGTTTACAATTTACCACCCAACTGGGACTTGTAAGATGGGTCCAAATCATGACCAAGATGCTGTAGTTGATCCTAGGTTAAGGGTCCACGGAGTAGCGAATCTAAGGGTCGTGGACGCTAGTGTAATGCCCACTATTATCAGCGGGAACCCTAACGCACCCGTTGTTATGATAGCAGAGAAAGCCTCTGATATGATAAAGGAAGATTGGCAGGTGTTATGA